The Phoenix dactylifera cultivar Barhee BC4 chromosome 9, palm_55x_up_171113_PBpolish2nd_filt_p, whole genome shotgun sequence genome window below encodes:
- the LOC103713120 gene encoding isoamylase 1, chloroplastic isoform X3 — protein MELAKDVPSLVSPSSFGRWRSKLGVFHKHSRVSAKRERSRDRVGSSVVVMTMSGIRNRKESLVIHASSTGAAEVETAVAERPGLAVFKVLAGTPAPLGATACNGGVNFAICSSSASAVTLCLFTLSDLKANRVTEQISLDPLFNKTGDMWHVFVQGEFRDMLYGYKFDGKFSPEEGHSFDYSRILLDPYAKAVISRGDYGVLGPGGDCWPQMAGMIPISDDEFDWEGDLPLNYAQKDLIIYEMHVRGFTRHDSSRTDSPGTYLGAANKLDHLKELGVNCIELMPCQEFNELEYFSYNSILGENNFLPHFRLNFWGYSTVNYFSPMIRYSSAGMNNCGLDAINEFKTLVREAHKKGIEVLLDVVFNHTAEGNENGPILSFRGIDNSTYYMLAPKGESYNYSGCGNTFNCNHPTVRQFIVDCLRYWVTEMHVDGFRFDLASIMTRSSSLWDPVNVYGNPIEGDPFTTGTPLGSPPLIDMMSNDPILSKVKLIAEAWDAGGLYQVGDFPHWSIWSEWNGQYRDTVRQFIKGTDGFSGAFAQCLCGSPNLYQGGGRKPWHSINFVCAHDGFTLADLVTYNNKYNLSNGEDNRDGENHNLSWNCGEEGEFASITVRRLRKRQTRNFFLCLMVSQGVPMIYMGDEYGHTKGGNNNTYCHDNYLNYFRWDRKEESSSDFYRFCRLMTKFRQECESLGLDDFPTAERLQWHGHQPGMPDWSKTSRFVAFSM, from the exons ATGGAGCTGGCAAAGGACGTTCCGAGTCTGGTTTCTCCTTCGAGCTTTGGTAGATGGAGGAGCAAATTAGGAGTTTTCCACAAACACTCGAGGGTTAGTGCAAAGCGAGAGAGAAGTCGGGATCGGGTGGGATCATCGGTGGTGGTGATGACAATGTCGGGGATCCGCAACAGAAAGGAGTCTTTGGTCATCCATGCAAGTAGTACAGGGGCTGCCGAGGTGGAGACAGCTGTGGCTGAGCGGCCGGGGCTGGCGGTATTCAAAGTGCTCGCGGGGACGCCGGCACCACTTGGTGCTACGGCTTGCAATGGAGGTGTCAATTTTGCTATTTGTTCCAGTAGCGCTTCGGCAGTGACGCTTTGCCTCTTCACCCTTTCTGATCTGAAAGCA AATAGAGTGACGGAGCAGATCTCCCTTGACCCACTGTTCAACAAGACTGGGGACATGTGGCATGTTTTTGTTCAAGGTGAATTTAGGGATATGCTATATGGGTACAAGTTTGAtggaaaattttctcctgaagAAGGGCACTCCTTTGATTATTCTCGGATCTTGTTGGATCCTTATGCTAag GCAGTTATAAGCAGAGGGGATTATGGTGTCTTGGGCCCTGGTGGCGATTGTTGGCCTCAGATGGCTGGTATGATACCGATTTCCGACGATGAG TTTGATTGGGAGGGAGATTTACCTTTAAACTATGCTCAGAAAGACCTCATAATTTATGAAATGCATGTAAGAGGCTTCACAAGGCATGATTCGAGTAGGACAGATTCCCCAGGGACTTACCTTGGTGCAGCAAATAAACTTGACCATTTGAAG GAGCTTGGAGTCAATTGCATAGAGCTAATGCCGTGTCAAGAGTTTAATGAGCTGGAGTACTTCAGCTACAACTCCATCCTTGGTGAGAATAA CTTTTTACCTCATTTCAGGTTGAATTTCTGGGGATACTcaacagtaaactatttttcaCCAATGATAAGGTATTCATCAGCTGGGATGAATAACTGTGGCCTTGATGCAATTAATGAATTTAAGACTCTTGTTAGAGAAGCTCATAAAAAAGGCATTGAG GTGCTCCTGGATGTCGTTTTCAATCACACAGCTGAAGGGAATGAGAATGGTCCCATATTATCATTTAGGGGCATTGACAACAGCACTTATTATATGCTTGCACCTAAG GGTGAGTCCTATAATTATTCGGGTTGCGGAAACACATTCAACTGTAATCATCCTACGGTTCGTCAATTTATAGTAGATTGTTTGAG ATACTGGGTCACAGAAATGCATGTTGATGGATTTCGCTTTGATCTTGCTTCTATCATGACCAGGAGTTCCAG CTTATGGGATCCAGTTAATGTATATGGAAATCCAATAGAAGGTGATCCATTCACAACTGGAACCCCCCTTGGTAGCCCTCCACTCATTGACATGATGAGCAATGATCCAATCCTCAGCAAGGTCAAG TTAATTGCTGAAGCATGGGATGCGGGAGGCCTTTACCAAGTCGGTGACTTTCCTCATTGGAGTATTTGGTCTGAATGGAATGGGCAG TACCGGGACACAGTGCGGCAATTCATTAAAGGTACTGATGGATTTTCTGGAGCATTTGCTCAGTGCCTTTGTGGAAGCCCAAACCTATACCAG GGGGGAGGAAGAAAACCCTGGCATAGCATCAACTTTGTGTGCGCACATGATGGATTTACTTTGGCTGATCTGGTTACATATAACAACAAGTATAACTTGTCCAATGGTGAAGATAACAGAGATGGAGAAAATCACAATCTAAGCTGGAATTGTGGGGAG GAAGGAGAGTTTGCAAGTATAACAGTAAGACGATTGAGAAAAAGGCAAACGCGGAACTTCTTCCTGTGCTTGATGGTTTCTCAA GGCGTTCCCATGATCTACATGGGCGATGAGTATGGTCACACAAAAGGAGGCAACAACAATACTTACTGCCATGATAATTAT CTCAACTATTTCCGATGGGATAGGAAGGAAGAATCATCATCGGACTTCTATAGGTTCTGCCGTCTGATGACTAAATTCCGCCA GGAATGTGAATCTCTTGGCCTTGACGACTTCCCGACAGCCGAACGACTCCAGTGGCATGGCCACCAGCCTGGGATGCCAGACTGGTCCAAAACCAGTCGGTTTGTGGCATTCTCCATG TGA
- the LOC103713120 gene encoding isoamylase 1, chloroplastic isoform X2, protein MELAKDVPSLVSPSSFGRWRSKLGVFHKHSRVSAKRERSRDRVGSSVVVMTMSGIRNRKESLVIHASSTGAAEVETAVAERPGLAVFKVLAGTPAPLGATACNGGVNFAICSSSASAVTLCLFTLSDLKANRVTEQISLDPLFNKTGDMWHVFVQGEFRDMLYGYKFDGKFSPEEGHSFDYSRILLDPYAKAVISRGDYGVLGPGGDCWPQMAGMIPISDDEFDWEGDLPLNYAQKDLIIYEMHVRGFTRHDSSRTDSPGTYLGAANKLDHLKELGVNCIELMPCQEFNELEYFSYNSILGENKLNFWGYSTVNYFSPMIRYSSAGMNNCGLDAINEFKTLVREAHKKGIEVLLDVVFNHTAEGNENGPILSFRGIDNSTYYMLAPKGESYNYSGCGNTFNCNHPTVRQFIVDCLRYWVTEMHVDGFRFDLASIMTRSSSLWDPVNVYGNPIEGDPFTTGTPLGSPPLIDMMSNDPILSKVKLIAEAWDAGGLYQVGDFPHWSIWSEWNGQYRDTVRQFIKGTDGFSGAFAQCLCGSPNLYQGGGRKPWHSINFVCAHDGFTLADLVTYNNKYNLSNGEDNRDGENHNLSWNCGEEGEFASITVRRLRKRQTRNFFLCLMVSQGVPMIYMGDEYGHTKGGNNNTYCHDNYLNYFRWDRKEESSSDFYRFCRLMTKFRQECESLGLDDFPTAERLQWHGHQPGMPDWSKTSRFVAFSMMDAVKGEIYVAFNTSHLPVTIMLPDRPGYRWEPLVDTGKPTPYDFLSDDLPDRAIAVKQYAHFLNSNLYPMLSYSSIILMLHPADA, encoded by the exons ATGGAGCTGGCAAAGGACGTTCCGAGTCTGGTTTCTCCTTCGAGCTTTGGTAGATGGAGGAGCAAATTAGGAGTTTTCCACAAACACTCGAGGGTTAGTGCAAAGCGAGAGAGAAGTCGGGATCGGGTGGGATCATCGGTGGTGGTGATGACAATGTCGGGGATCCGCAACAGAAAGGAGTCTTTGGTCATCCATGCAAGTAGTACAGGGGCTGCCGAGGTGGAGACAGCTGTGGCTGAGCGGCCGGGGCTGGCGGTATTCAAAGTGCTCGCGGGGACGCCGGCACCACTTGGTGCTACGGCTTGCAATGGAGGTGTCAATTTTGCTATTTGTTCCAGTAGCGCTTCGGCAGTGACGCTTTGCCTCTTCACCCTTTCTGATCTGAAAGCA AATAGAGTGACGGAGCAGATCTCCCTTGACCCACTGTTCAACAAGACTGGGGACATGTGGCATGTTTTTGTTCAAGGTGAATTTAGGGATATGCTATATGGGTACAAGTTTGAtggaaaattttctcctgaagAAGGGCACTCCTTTGATTATTCTCGGATCTTGTTGGATCCTTATGCTAag GCAGTTATAAGCAGAGGGGATTATGGTGTCTTGGGCCCTGGTGGCGATTGTTGGCCTCAGATGGCTGGTATGATACCGATTTCCGACGATGAG TTTGATTGGGAGGGAGATTTACCTTTAAACTATGCTCAGAAAGACCTCATAATTTATGAAATGCATGTAAGAGGCTTCACAAGGCATGATTCGAGTAGGACAGATTCCCCAGGGACTTACCTTGGTGCAGCAAATAAACTTGACCATTTGAAG GAGCTTGGAGTCAATTGCATAGAGCTAATGCCGTGTCAAGAGTTTAATGAGCTGGAGTACTTCAGCTACAACTCCATCCTTGGTGAGAATAA GTTGAATTTCTGGGGATACTcaacagtaaactatttttcaCCAATGATAAGGTATTCATCAGCTGGGATGAATAACTGTGGCCTTGATGCAATTAATGAATTTAAGACTCTTGTTAGAGAAGCTCATAAAAAAGGCATTGAG GTGCTCCTGGATGTCGTTTTCAATCACACAGCTGAAGGGAATGAGAATGGTCCCATATTATCATTTAGGGGCATTGACAACAGCACTTATTATATGCTTGCACCTAAG GGTGAGTCCTATAATTATTCGGGTTGCGGAAACACATTCAACTGTAATCATCCTACGGTTCGTCAATTTATAGTAGATTGTTTGAG ATACTGGGTCACAGAAATGCATGTTGATGGATTTCGCTTTGATCTTGCTTCTATCATGACCAGGAGTTCCAG CTTATGGGATCCAGTTAATGTATATGGAAATCCAATAGAAGGTGATCCATTCACAACTGGAACCCCCCTTGGTAGCCCTCCACTCATTGACATGATGAGCAATGATCCAATCCTCAGCAAGGTCAAG TTAATTGCTGAAGCATGGGATGCGGGAGGCCTTTACCAAGTCGGTGACTTTCCTCATTGGAGTATTTGGTCTGAATGGAATGGGCAG TACCGGGACACAGTGCGGCAATTCATTAAAGGTACTGATGGATTTTCTGGAGCATTTGCTCAGTGCCTTTGTGGAAGCCCAAACCTATACCAG GGGGGAGGAAGAAAACCCTGGCATAGCATCAACTTTGTGTGCGCACATGATGGATTTACTTTGGCTGATCTGGTTACATATAACAACAAGTATAACTTGTCCAATGGTGAAGATAACAGAGATGGAGAAAATCACAATCTAAGCTGGAATTGTGGGGAG GAAGGAGAGTTTGCAAGTATAACAGTAAGACGATTGAGAAAAAGGCAAACGCGGAACTTCTTCCTGTGCTTGATGGTTTCTCAA GGCGTTCCCATGATCTACATGGGCGATGAGTATGGTCACACAAAAGGAGGCAACAACAATACTTACTGCCATGATAATTAT CTCAACTATTTCCGATGGGATAGGAAGGAAGAATCATCATCGGACTTCTATAGGTTCTGCCGTCTGATGACTAAATTCCGCCA GGAATGTGAATCTCTTGGCCTTGACGACTTCCCGACAGCCGAACGACTCCAGTGGCATGGCCACCAGCCTGGGATGCCAGACTGGTCCAAAACCAGTCGGTTTGTGGCATTCTCCATG ATGGATGCAGTGAAGGGAGAAATCTATGTGGCGTTCAACACAAGCCATCTTCCGGTGACAATCATGCTGCCAGACCGACCAGGCTACCGATGGGAGCCGCTGGTGGACACAGGCAAGCCCACACCCTATGACTTCCTCTCCGACGACCTTCCAGACCGAGCCATTGCCGTCAAACAATATGCCCACTTCCTCAATTCCAACCTCTACCCCATGCTCAGCTACTCCTCCATTATCCTCATGCTGCACCCAGCAGATGCGTGA
- the LOC103713122 gene encoding uncharacterized protein LOC103713122 isoform X2 → MAVWNPSRSMDLHRWLRCSPSSAGSSSATVAVAWRGKKRRTRLLAANCTPLRQSSDTQQQVEEEEVGIMCDSCDGRGWLLCDFCEGKKTYVKAENNRIYRRCPTCRAIGYILCAKCKVFKCITFPDYSDGEL, encoded by the exons ATGGCGGTTTGGAATCCGAGCAGGTCGATGGATCTCCACCGCTGGTTGCGGTGTTCCCCTTCATCAGCAGGCTCGAGTTCAGCAACGGTAGCAGTAGCGTGGAGGGGCAAGAAGAGGAGAACCCGTTTGCTTGCTGCCAATTGCACGCCGTTACGGCAAAGCTCCGATACCCAGCAACAAGTAGAGGAAGAG gaagtAGGGATTATGTGTGATTCCTGTGATGGTAGAGGATGGCTGCTCTGTGACTTCTGCGAAGGCAAGAAGACCTATGTGAAGGCTGAGAACAACCGAATTTATCGTCGCTGCCCAACTTGCAGAGCT ATTGGATACATTCTGTGTGCAAAATGCAAGGTCTTCAAGTGCATTACCTTCCCGGACTACAGTGATGGTGAGCTCTGA
- the LOC103713123 gene encoding uncharacterized protein LOC103713123 isoform X3 has product MAGILSGKMKRKDLEEVFNGFSEFSLSSPAKKIRRLDAELLPIMEEEDPRDQMSASSSVVELGSTMTDDAAPVPALNEERALVLYKPVDAQLLLSPGQSNVSFRVSSDLIHGLKNQAFQSGNQMPIEHKSVVSNNCLAVIPWLPNQGPAAATGFGEPKLYSGLSQEPMEAGEVESTSMEVEGDREQAAVDGVGVEGFHQWQQHCMTPHLPANSSTPIMWPW; this is encoded by the exons ATGGCTGGAATTCTGTCggggaagatgaagaggaaggaTCTGGAGGAGGTCTTCAATGGGTTCTCGGAATTCTCGCTGTCGTCGCCGGCTAAAAAGATTAGGAGACTG GACGCGGAGCTGCTGCCAATTATGGAAGAAGAAGACCCAAGAGATCAAATGAGTGCTAGTAGCAGCGTGGTGGAATTAGGATCCACTATGACGGATGATGCGGCGCCAGTTCCTGCTTTGAATGAGGAGAGAGCTCTTGTTCTGTATAAGCCTGTGGACGCCCAACTCCTCTTGTCCCCAGGTCAATCAAATGTTTCATTCAGAGTGAGCTCGGACCTGATCCATGGTCTCAAGA ATCAAGCTTTCCAGTCGGGTAACCAGATGCCAATAGAACACAAATCAGTTGTGTCTAATAATTGCCTAGCGGTGATTCCCTGGTTGCCAAACCAGGGGCCTGCGGCCGCTACTGGGTTTGGTGAGCCCAAATTATATAGCGGGTTATCCCAGGAGCCCATGGAGGCTGGAGAAGTTGAAAGCACATCTATGGAAGTAGAAGGAGACAGAGAGCAGGCGGCTGTCGACGGAGTGGGTGTTGAAGGATTCCATCAGTGGCAGCAGCACTGCATGACTCCCCATCTGCCAGCCAACTCATCGACCCCTATCATGTGGCCTTGGTGA
- the LOC103713122 gene encoding uncharacterized protein LOC103713122 isoform X1, which yields MAVWNPSRSMDLHRWLRCSPSSAGSSSATVAVAWRGKKRRTRLLAANCTPLRQSSDTQQQVEEEEVGIMCDSCDGRGWLLCDFCEGKKTYVKAENNRIYRRCPTCRAAFLLADWIHSVCKMQGLQVHYLPGLQ from the exons ATGGCGGTTTGGAATCCGAGCAGGTCGATGGATCTCCACCGCTGGTTGCGGTGTTCCCCTTCATCAGCAGGCTCGAGTTCAGCAACGGTAGCAGTAGCGTGGAGGGGCAAGAAGAGGAGAACCCGTTTGCTTGCTGCCAATTGCACGCCGTTACGGCAAAGCTCCGATACCCAGCAACAAGTAGAGGAAGAG gaagtAGGGATTATGTGTGATTCCTGTGATGGTAGAGGATGGCTGCTCTGTGACTTCTGCGAAGGCAAGAAGACCTATGTGAAGGCTGAGAACAACCGAATTTATCGTCGCTGCCCAACTTGCAGAGCT GCTTTCTTACTTGCAGATTGGATACATTCTGTGTGCAAAATGCAAGGTCTTCAAGTGCATTACCTTCCCGGACTACAGTGA
- the LOC103713120 gene encoding isoamylase 1, chloroplastic isoform X1, protein MELAKDVPSLVSPSSFGRWRSKLGVFHKHSRVSAKRERSRDRVGSSVVVMTMSGIRNRKESLVIHASSTGAAEVETAVAERPGLAVFKVLAGTPAPLGATACNGGVNFAICSSSASAVTLCLFTLSDLKANRVTEQISLDPLFNKTGDMWHVFVQGEFRDMLYGYKFDGKFSPEEGHSFDYSRILLDPYAKAVISRGDYGVLGPGGDCWPQMAGMIPISDDEFDWEGDLPLNYAQKDLIIYEMHVRGFTRHDSSRTDSPGTYLGAANKLDHLKELGVNCIELMPCQEFNELEYFSYNSILGENNFLPHFRLNFWGYSTVNYFSPMIRYSSAGMNNCGLDAINEFKTLVREAHKKGIEVLLDVVFNHTAEGNENGPILSFRGIDNSTYYMLAPKGESYNYSGCGNTFNCNHPTVRQFIVDCLRYWVTEMHVDGFRFDLASIMTRSSSLWDPVNVYGNPIEGDPFTTGTPLGSPPLIDMMSNDPILSKVKLIAEAWDAGGLYQVGDFPHWSIWSEWNGQYRDTVRQFIKGTDGFSGAFAQCLCGSPNLYQGGGRKPWHSINFVCAHDGFTLADLVTYNNKYNLSNGEDNRDGENHNLSWNCGEEGEFASITVRRLRKRQTRNFFLCLMVSQGVPMIYMGDEYGHTKGGNNNTYCHDNYLNYFRWDRKEESSSDFYRFCRLMTKFRQECESLGLDDFPTAERLQWHGHQPGMPDWSKTSRFVAFSMMDAVKGEIYVAFNTSHLPVTIMLPDRPGYRWEPLVDTGKPTPYDFLSDDLPDRAIAVKQYAHFLNSNLYPMLSYSSIILMLHPADA, encoded by the exons ATGGAGCTGGCAAAGGACGTTCCGAGTCTGGTTTCTCCTTCGAGCTTTGGTAGATGGAGGAGCAAATTAGGAGTTTTCCACAAACACTCGAGGGTTAGTGCAAAGCGAGAGAGAAGTCGGGATCGGGTGGGATCATCGGTGGTGGTGATGACAATGTCGGGGATCCGCAACAGAAAGGAGTCTTTGGTCATCCATGCAAGTAGTACAGGGGCTGCCGAGGTGGAGACAGCTGTGGCTGAGCGGCCGGGGCTGGCGGTATTCAAAGTGCTCGCGGGGACGCCGGCACCACTTGGTGCTACGGCTTGCAATGGAGGTGTCAATTTTGCTATTTGTTCCAGTAGCGCTTCGGCAGTGACGCTTTGCCTCTTCACCCTTTCTGATCTGAAAGCA AATAGAGTGACGGAGCAGATCTCCCTTGACCCACTGTTCAACAAGACTGGGGACATGTGGCATGTTTTTGTTCAAGGTGAATTTAGGGATATGCTATATGGGTACAAGTTTGAtggaaaattttctcctgaagAAGGGCACTCCTTTGATTATTCTCGGATCTTGTTGGATCCTTATGCTAag GCAGTTATAAGCAGAGGGGATTATGGTGTCTTGGGCCCTGGTGGCGATTGTTGGCCTCAGATGGCTGGTATGATACCGATTTCCGACGATGAG TTTGATTGGGAGGGAGATTTACCTTTAAACTATGCTCAGAAAGACCTCATAATTTATGAAATGCATGTAAGAGGCTTCACAAGGCATGATTCGAGTAGGACAGATTCCCCAGGGACTTACCTTGGTGCAGCAAATAAACTTGACCATTTGAAG GAGCTTGGAGTCAATTGCATAGAGCTAATGCCGTGTCAAGAGTTTAATGAGCTGGAGTACTTCAGCTACAACTCCATCCTTGGTGAGAATAA CTTTTTACCTCATTTCAGGTTGAATTTCTGGGGATACTcaacagtaaactatttttcaCCAATGATAAGGTATTCATCAGCTGGGATGAATAACTGTGGCCTTGATGCAATTAATGAATTTAAGACTCTTGTTAGAGAAGCTCATAAAAAAGGCATTGAG GTGCTCCTGGATGTCGTTTTCAATCACACAGCTGAAGGGAATGAGAATGGTCCCATATTATCATTTAGGGGCATTGACAACAGCACTTATTATATGCTTGCACCTAAG GGTGAGTCCTATAATTATTCGGGTTGCGGAAACACATTCAACTGTAATCATCCTACGGTTCGTCAATTTATAGTAGATTGTTTGAG ATACTGGGTCACAGAAATGCATGTTGATGGATTTCGCTTTGATCTTGCTTCTATCATGACCAGGAGTTCCAG CTTATGGGATCCAGTTAATGTATATGGAAATCCAATAGAAGGTGATCCATTCACAACTGGAACCCCCCTTGGTAGCCCTCCACTCATTGACATGATGAGCAATGATCCAATCCTCAGCAAGGTCAAG TTAATTGCTGAAGCATGGGATGCGGGAGGCCTTTACCAAGTCGGTGACTTTCCTCATTGGAGTATTTGGTCTGAATGGAATGGGCAG TACCGGGACACAGTGCGGCAATTCATTAAAGGTACTGATGGATTTTCTGGAGCATTTGCTCAGTGCCTTTGTGGAAGCCCAAACCTATACCAG GGGGGAGGAAGAAAACCCTGGCATAGCATCAACTTTGTGTGCGCACATGATGGATTTACTTTGGCTGATCTGGTTACATATAACAACAAGTATAACTTGTCCAATGGTGAAGATAACAGAGATGGAGAAAATCACAATCTAAGCTGGAATTGTGGGGAG GAAGGAGAGTTTGCAAGTATAACAGTAAGACGATTGAGAAAAAGGCAAACGCGGAACTTCTTCCTGTGCTTGATGGTTTCTCAA GGCGTTCCCATGATCTACATGGGCGATGAGTATGGTCACACAAAAGGAGGCAACAACAATACTTACTGCCATGATAATTAT CTCAACTATTTCCGATGGGATAGGAAGGAAGAATCATCATCGGACTTCTATAGGTTCTGCCGTCTGATGACTAAATTCCGCCA GGAATGTGAATCTCTTGGCCTTGACGACTTCCCGACAGCCGAACGACTCCAGTGGCATGGCCACCAGCCTGGGATGCCAGACTGGTCCAAAACCAGTCGGTTTGTGGCATTCTCCATG ATGGATGCAGTGAAGGGAGAAATCTATGTGGCGTTCAACACAAGCCATCTTCCGGTGACAATCATGCTGCCAGACCGACCAGGCTACCGATGGGAGCCGCTGGTGGACACAGGCAAGCCCACACCCTATGACTTCCTCTCCGACGACCTTCCAGACCGAGCCATTGCCGTCAAACAATATGCCCACTTCCTCAATTCCAACCTCTACCCCATGCTCAGCTACTCCTCCATTATCCTCATGCTGCACCCAGCAGATGCGTGA
- the LOC103713123 gene encoding uncharacterized protein LOC103713123 isoform X2 yields MGSRNSRCRRRLKRLGDCLCTRYMEFAMISCTFMLDFIRSSNDAELLPIMEEEDPRDQMSASSSVVELGSTMTDDAAPVPALNEERALVLYKPVDAQLLLSPGQSNVSFRVSSDLIHGLKNQAFQSGNQMPIEHKSVVSNNCLAVIPWLPNQGPAAATGFGEPKLYSGLSQEPMEAGEVESTSMEVEGDREQAAVDGVGVEGFHQWQQHCMTPHLPANSSTPIMWPW; encoded by the exons ATGGGTTCTCGGAATTCTCGCTGTCGTCGCCGGCTAAAAAGATTAGGAGACTG TCTTTGTACGAGATACATGGAATTTGCAATGATTTCTTGCACCTTTATGCTCGATTTTATCAGATCCTCCAAT GACGCGGAGCTGCTGCCAATTATGGAAGAAGAAGACCCAAGAGATCAAATGAGTGCTAGTAGCAGCGTGGTGGAATTAGGATCCACTATGACGGATGATGCGGCGCCAGTTCCTGCTTTGAATGAGGAGAGAGCTCTTGTTCTGTATAAGCCTGTGGACGCCCAACTCCTCTTGTCCCCAGGTCAATCAAATGTTTCATTCAGAGTGAGCTCGGACCTGATCCATGGTCTCAAGA ATCAAGCTTTCCAGTCGGGTAACCAGATGCCAATAGAACACAAATCAGTTGTGTCTAATAATTGCCTAGCGGTGATTCCCTGGTTGCCAAACCAGGGGCCTGCGGCCGCTACTGGGTTTGGTGAGCCCAAATTATATAGCGGGTTATCCCAGGAGCCCATGGAGGCTGGAGAAGTTGAAAGCACATCTATGGAAGTAGAAGGAGACAGAGAGCAGGCGGCTGTCGACGGAGTGGGTGTTGAAGGATTCCATCAGTGGCAGCAGCACTGCATGACTCCCCATCTGCCAGCCAACTCATCGACCCCTATCATGTGGCCTTGGTGA
- the LOC103713123 gene encoding uncharacterized protein LOC103713123 isoform X1: MIEKINGLVVLLCLFVRFIPGHLVAVLFFFLIFLFVYSSFLPTFPKDAELLPIMEEEDPRDQMSASSSVVELGSTMTDDAAPVPALNEERALVLYKPVDAQLLLSPGQSNVSFRVSSDLIHGLKNQAFQSGNQMPIEHKSVVSNNCLAVIPWLPNQGPAAATGFGEPKLYSGLSQEPMEAGEVESTSMEVEGDREQAAVDGVGVEGFHQWQQHCMTPHLPANSSTPIMWPW, translated from the exons ATGATAGAGAAAATTAATGGATTGGTTGTTTTGCTCTGTTTGTTTGTCCGATTCATACCTGGCCATTTAGTAgctgttttgtttttctttttaatctttctattcgtttattcttctttccttcctacGTTTCCAAAGGACGCGGAGCTGCTGCCAATTATGGAAGAAGAAGACCCAAGAGATCAAATGAGTGCTAGTAGCAGCGTGGTGGAATTAGGATCCACTATGACGGATGATGCGGCGCCAGTTCCTGCTTTGAATGAGGAGAGAGCTCTTGTTCTGTATAAGCCTGTGGACGCCCAACTCCTCTTGTCCCCAGGTCAATCAAATGTTTCATTCAGAGTGAGCTCGGACCTGATCCATGGTCTCAAGA ATCAAGCTTTCCAGTCGGGTAACCAGATGCCAATAGAACACAAATCAGTTGTGTCTAATAATTGCCTAGCGGTGATTCCCTGGTTGCCAAACCAGGGGCCTGCGGCCGCTACTGGGTTTGGTGAGCCCAAATTATATAGCGGGTTATCCCAGGAGCCCATGGAGGCTGGAGAAGTTGAAAGCACATCTATGGAAGTAGAAGGAGACAGAGAGCAGGCGGCTGTCGACGGAGTGGGTGTTGAAGGATTCCATCAGTGGCAGCAGCACTGCATGACTCCCCATCTGCCAGCCAACTCATCGACCCCTATCATGTGGCCTTGGTGA